Within Acidobacteriota bacterium, the genomic segment TTGCGGATCGCTGGCTTAGCACCTAGATAGACCAACCTGGTACCGGCCGAGATTCGGAAAGGTTACGACGGAAGCGAGCACATGTCGGGTAGCGCTCTCAGCCCAAGCTTGGTTGCTGAGCTCGAAGCCATCGCCGAGGGTGAAGGCTGCGAGCTGGCCCATGCCGAATTCAAGGGTGGACGTCTCCTGGTGGTCTTGGACCATCCGGAAGCGGTCACGATTCAGCACTGCGAGCGGGTCTCGAAACAGATCTCCTCGCTGCTCGATGTCGAAGACTTCGGCCGTGGGCGCTACACCCTGGAGGTGAGCTCACCCGGGCTCGACCGCCAGCTCTACCGGCCGAAGGACTACCAACGGTTCCTCGGCCACCTCGCCCGGGTTCGATTCCGCAACGAGGACGGTGAGCGACAGACCATCATCGGTCGCATGGAGCGGCTCGACGATGGTGTCCTGGCGGTTGTAGAGACTCGGGGCACGGACAAGAAGACGGGACAGCCGCGAACTCTGGAACACCAGATTCCGCTGTCCGCGATCGAGCTGGCACGGCTCGAAATAGAACTCTGAGTAGGAAGAACGAGAACGACCATGGCTCAAGCACAGGCCTCTGAAGTCAACTTCGCCGAGATTCTGCGACAGGTCTCCCGGGAGAAGGAAATCGAGCTCGACCGTTGGGTCAAGGCTCTCGAGGACGCGATGGCTTCCGCTGCCAAGAAGCAGCACCGCATCAAGGAACCGGTGCGGGCGAAGCTCGACACCGAGACCGGCCAATTCGAGGCGTTCATCGTCAAGACCGTGGTCGAAGAGGTGGAAGATCCCCTCGGCCAGTGGAGCCTGGAAGAGGCGCAGGATCATAAAGAAGACGCCGCCATCGGCGACGAGATCCTGCTGCCCATCTCCACTGAAGGACTGGGCCGGATCGCCGCCCAGAGTGCCAAGCAGGTGCTCTACCAGCGTATTCGCGAGGCGGAGCGGGAAAAGATCTACGACGAGTTCATCGACCGTGTCGGTGAGGTGGTCAACGGCACCGTCAAGCGTTTCGAGCGCGGCGACATCATCGTCGACCTGGGACGCACCGAGGCCATCT encodes:
- the rimP gene encoding ribosome maturation factor RimP: MSGSALSPSLVAELEAIAEGEGCELAHAEFKGGRLLVVLDHPEAVTIQHCERVSKQISSLLDVEDFGRGRYTLEVSSPGLDRQLYRPKDYQRFLGHLARVRFRNEDGERQTIIGRMERLDDGVLAVVETRGTDKKTGQPRTLEHQIPLSAIELARLEIEL